Part of the Gammaproteobacteria bacterium genome, GAAGCTTTTATTTAACCCTTCTGTCACGTAATCGAGCTCGATACCTTCTAGTATTTGCAGGCTGTCTTCATCGACTATAACCGACGCATCATGCTGCGTAAAAATACTATCGTTTTCACTCTGCTCATCGGCGAAATCCAACACATAGGCAAAACCTGCGCAGCCATTTTTTTTAACACCTAAACGTATGCCGATGCCAGAGCCACGTTCTTCGAGCATGGATTGGATACGCTGGGCAGCCGCTTGTGTAAGTGAAATTGACATGGCCGATCCTTATAATCCTTAGTATAGCTACCAGGCAACTGAAGCCATTTGTTGGCTCATTTGCGTTAATTCTTTAATCGCTGCTATCGCAGCGTCACACTCTGCTAGCGTACTGTCTTTACCAAAACTGATGCGCAAGGTGCTCTGCGCAAATTCATCATCCAGA contains:
- a CDS encoding iron-sulfur cluster assembly accessory protein: MSISLTQAAAQRIQSMLEERGSGIGIRLGVKKNGCAGFAYVLDFADEQSENDSIFTQHDASVIVDEDSLQILEGIELDYVTEGLNKSFKFRNPNVTDMCGCGESFSVS